A stretch of the Polyangiaceae bacterium genome encodes the following:
- a CDS encoding leucine-rich repeat domain-containing protein: protein MLKRAYPALPLLGLLVVACDDEKKPEPTKASATPAATVAPAPAPSATADKPKEEKKARPKKTAADCPKGPAVAFDDKAVEAEVRKKIGKADGDITQADLGKLKSLNISQVETHQLDPCVMPHAKNLKELFLGPGDLDDLSLLSGMSQLESLRASINKVADLTPLEKLTKLDRLDLGRTQVTNLAPLANLKNLTELAIDDTPVRDLSPIAGLTKLERLSIQRTQVKDYTPLKDMKALKFLYVAGTPEGDLGPIQPLRDKGLKVIDQ from the coding sequence ATGCTGAAGCGCGCGTATCCGGCCCTGCCCCTCCTCGGTCTTCTCGTCGTCGCCTGCGACGACGAGAAGAAACCCGAGCCGACGAAGGCGTCCGCGACCCCGGCCGCGACGGTCGCCCCGGCGCCCGCGCCGTCGGCGACGGCCGACAAGCCGAAGGAAGAGAAGAAGGCGCGACCGAAGAAGACCGCCGCCGACTGCCCCAAGGGGCCCGCCGTGGCCTTCGACGACAAGGCGGTCGAGGCGGAGGTCAGGAAGAAGATCGGCAAGGCCGACGGCGACATCACGCAGGCCGATCTCGGCAAACTGAAGAGCCTGAACATCTCTCAGGTCGAGACGCACCAGCTCGACCCCTGCGTGATGCCGCACGCCAAGAACCTGAAGGAGCTGTTCCTGGGTCCGGGGGATCTCGACGACCTGTCGCTGCTCTCCGGCATGTCGCAGCTCGAGTCGCTGCGCGCCAGCATCAACAAGGTGGCCGACCTCACGCCGCTCGAGAAGCTGACCAAGCTCGATCGGCTCGATCTCGGGCGCACACAGGTCACGAACCTCGCCCCGCTGGCCAACCTGAAGAACCTCACCGAGCTCGCGATCGACGACACACCGGTGCGCGACCTGTCGCCGATCGCGGGTCTGACGAAGCTCGAGCGGCTGAGCATCCAGCGCACTCAGGTCAAGGACTACACCCCCCTCAAGGACATGAAGGCGCTGAAGTTCCTGTACGTCGCGGGCACCCCCGAGGGCGATCTCGGCCCGATCCAGCCGCTGCGCGACAAGGGCCTCAAGGTCATCGACCAGTGA